A window from Streptomyces sp. NBC_00299 encodes these proteins:
- a CDS encoding ABC transporter, whose product MTALLSYQSALLARSQRWLPPFILYVVFLGIGVSSGQPVLDSLGYTAAALLPVAAWLVRICVTNEPPAARSCVSAAVGPGRAHLAALLVALTAAAVLGTLATLVVTLISDPVSADHQTRVPRLPAGAAGLLATLACALLGTAVGALTTWPLLRSTGRAVPTMLLAALLSVVVTGSPAQAAVSGLVTGSRSGTVPMPLLPLAAAGLLTAAAIAVACALTSRRSP is encoded by the coding sequence ATGACCGCCCTTCTCAGCTACCAGAGCGCCCTGCTGGCCCGTTCGCAGCGCTGGCTGCCGCCGTTCATCCTGTACGTCGTGTTCCTCGGGATCGGTGTGTCGAGCGGTCAGCCGGTGCTCGACTCGCTCGGCTACACGGCCGCGGCCCTGCTGCCCGTCGCCGCCTGGCTGGTGCGGATCTGCGTCACCAACGAGCCGCCCGCCGCCCGCAGTTGTGTGTCCGCGGCGGTCGGGCCGGGGCGGGCGCACCTCGCCGCACTGCTGGTCGCGCTGACCGCGGCGGCGGTCCTGGGCACGCTCGCGACCCTCGTCGTGACGCTGATCAGCGATCCGGTGAGCGCGGATCACCAGACGCGTGTGCCGCGGCTCCCGGCGGGCGCGGCCGGGCTGCTCGCCACGCTGGCCTGCGCCCTGCTCGGCACGGCCGTCGGCGCCCTCACCACCTGGCCGTTGCTGCGCTCCACGGGACGCGCGGTCCCCACGATGCTGCTCGCGGCGCTGCTGTCCGTGGTCGTGACCGGCTCCCCGGCACAGGCGGCGGTCAGCGGCCTGGTCACCGGCTCCCGCTCGGGCACGGTCCCCATGCCCCTGCTGCCGTTGGCCGCGGCGGGCCTGCTCACGGCGGCGGCGATCGCCGTGGCCTGCGCGCTCACGTCCCGCCGGTCACCCTGA
- a CDS encoding polysaccharide deacetylase family protein: protein MITSVRRVTALCALGAALSALAACAPHEATRAPLPAPSATAGVSPMARPPTLAPGPAGVTPVFEHGPRGRDKAVALTFDADMTADQGPRAARGERFDNPGLVAALRELKVPATVFMTGRWAEEYPDQARAIGRNPLFEVANHSYSHYAFTEDCYGLPTVGEERMRVDVERAYAALRKVGVRDAMPYFRFPGGCYDRRALKALSPAGVTAVQWDVVSGDAFATDARAVAQEVLDGVRAGSVVVMHCTLSAAPTTERVVRSVVPELRARGFRFVKVSELIGAAGGRT from the coding sequence GTGATCACATCTGTACGCCGCGTCACCGCCCTCTGCGCCCTGGGTGCGGCGCTCAGCGCGCTCGCCGCCTGTGCGCCGCACGAGGCGACCCGGGCTCCCCTGCCCGCGCCCAGCGCCACCGCCGGCGTCTCCCCCATGGCAAGGCCGCCGACCCTGGCCCCCGGTCCCGCCGGTGTGACGCCCGTCTTCGAGCACGGTCCACGCGGTCGGGACAAGGCCGTCGCGCTCACCTTCGACGCCGACATGACCGCGGACCAGGGGCCCCGGGCGGCGCGGGGGGAGCGGTTCGACAATCCCGGGCTGGTCGCTGCCCTGCGGGAGTTGAAGGTGCCGGCGACCGTGTTCATGACGGGGCGATGGGCCGAGGAGTACCCGGATCAGGCCCGGGCCATCGGGCGGAACCCGCTGTTCGAGGTCGCCAACCACTCCTACAGCCACTACGCCTTCACCGAGGACTGCTACGGGCTGCCGACGGTCGGCGAGGAGCGGATGCGGGTGGATGTGGAGCGTGCGTACGCGGCGTTGCGGAAAGTGGGGGTCCGTGACGCGATGCCGTACTTCCGGTTTCCCGGCGGCTGCTACGACCGGCGCGCTCTGAAGGCGCTCAGCCCGGCCGGCGTCACCGCCGTGCAGTGGGACGTGGTGAGCGGGGACGCGTTCGCGACGGACGCCCGTGCCGTCGCGCAGGAGGTGCTGGACGGGGTGCGGGCGGGGTCCGTGGTCGTCATGCACTGCACGCTCAGTGCCGCTCCGACGACCGAGCGGGTGGTCCGCAGCGTCGTACCCGAGCTGCGCGCCAGGGGCTTTCGGTTCGTGAAGGTGTCCGAGCTGATCGGGGCGGCCGGCGGGCGGACCTGA
- a CDS encoding ABC transporter ATP-binding protein: MQRDLRLDNVGRRYGLRGPWVLRGVHLTVPPGNLIRVEGPNGTGKSTLLRLLAGIDAPTEGRITGRPRTAYVPERFPTALPFTAVGYLTHLGKVHGLSRAAATRAALEWLDRFGAASYARTPMAQLSKGSSQKVAVVQALLAEPELLVLDEAWTGLDAAAREELERAVVERTAGGTAVVFVDHDPGRLAGAPDATYTVRDAGLGLRTEDAPSAPAGPHVTVVVQGPRGGQLPADATRTVISAEEPEPGTHRLTVPASHSDVLLRALLTARPPWHVVSVRQEPTPETESRR, encoded by the coding sequence ATGCAACGTGATCTTCGTCTGGACAACGTGGGCCGCCGCTACGGCCTGCGCGGCCCATGGGTCTTACGCGGCGTGCATCTCACCGTGCCGCCCGGCAACCTCATCCGCGTCGAAGGACCCAACGGCACCGGCAAGTCCACCCTCCTCCGGCTCCTGGCCGGCATCGACGCCCCGACCGAGGGCCGTATCACCGGCCGCCCCCGCACCGCATACGTCCCCGAACGCTTCCCCACGGCCCTCCCCTTCACCGCCGTCGGCTACCTCACCCATCTCGGCAAGGTGCACGGCCTCTCCCGTGCCGCGGCCACCCGGGCCGCCCTGGAGTGGCTCGACCGCTTCGGCGCCGCCTCGTACGCCCGTACGCCGATGGCCCAGCTGTCGAAGGGCAGCAGCCAGAAGGTCGCCGTCGTCCAGGCCCTCCTCGCCGAACCGGAGCTGCTCGTCCTCGACGAGGCGTGGACCGGCCTCGACGCCGCCGCTCGCGAGGAACTGGAGCGGGCCGTCGTCGAACGCACCGCGGGCGGCACCGCCGTGGTCTTCGTGGACCACGACCCGGGCCGCCTGGCGGGAGCGCCCGACGCGACGTACACCGTGCGGGACGCGGGACTCGGCCTGCGTACGGAAGACGCGCCTTCGGCACCCGCCGGCCCGCACGTGACCGTCGTCGTGCAGGGCCCGCGGGGCGGACAGCTCCCCGCCGACGCGACCCGCACCGTCATATCGGCGGAGGAACCCGAGCCCGGCACCCACCGCCTGACCGTCCCCGCGTCCCATTCGGACGTCCTCCTGCGCGCCCTGCTGACGGCCCGCCCGCCCTGGCATGTGGTGAGCGTGAGACAGGAGCCGACCCCCGAGACCGAGAGCCGCCGATGA
- a CDS encoding peptidyl-tRNA hydrolase, with product MSQEPTSAGDSPFRSEPSARDDAPQFVLPLVVRIERGAPPARTDALETSARAVLVILDDERSVGDGEWAAAMRDWQDARIRKVVRRARGAEWRRAETLPGITVTGKSAEVRVFPPVPLDGWPKELAKLQVSGTDLDDPEPPVDADPSAPVLWLNPDLDMSAGKAMAQTGHAAQLAWWALSDEERAAWRDAGFPLAVRTADPERWPELTTRGLPLVRDAGFTEIAPGSCTVVADHPALR from the coding sequence GTGAGCCAAGAACCGACGTCCGCCGGCGACAGCCCCTTCCGGTCGGAGCCCAGTGCCCGCGATGACGCTCCGCAGTTCGTACTGCCTCTCGTCGTACGGATCGAGCGGGGCGCTCCACCCGCTCGCACCGACGCCCTCGAAACCTCCGCCCGCGCCGTCCTGGTGATCCTCGACGACGAGCGCTCCGTCGGCGACGGCGAGTGGGCCGCGGCCATGCGGGACTGGCAGGACGCCCGGATCCGCAAGGTCGTGCGGCGGGCCCGCGGCGCCGAGTGGCGGCGGGCGGAAACGCTGCCGGGCATCACCGTCACCGGCAAGTCGGCCGAGGTGCGGGTCTTCCCGCCCGTGCCGTTGGACGGGTGGCCCAAGGAACTGGCGAAGCTCCAGGTCTCCGGCACCGACCTCGACGACCCGGAGCCCCCCGTGGACGCCGACCCGTCGGCGCCCGTGCTCTGGCTGAACCCCGACCTCGACATGTCGGCCGGCAAGGCGATGGCGCAGACCGGGCACGCAGCGCAACTCGCCTGGTGGGCGCTGTCGGACGAGGAACGGGCCGCCTGGCGCGACGCGGGGTTCCCGCTCGCCGTACGGACCGCGGACCCGGAGCGCTGGCCCGAGCTGACGACCCGAGGGCTGCCGTTGGTGCGCGACGCGGGGTTCACGGAGATCGCGCCCGGATCGTGCACGGTGGTCGCCGACCATCCGGCGCTGCGGTAG
- a CDS encoding DUF692 domain-containing protein, giving the protein MERLGTGIGWRPEIADAVERMPGIDWVEAVAENVCPGHLPESLVRLRERGVTVIPHGVSLGLGGAERPDAGRLTALAERVQALGAPLVTEHIAFVRAGGPLTASPRLEAGHLLPVPRTRDALDVLCENVRIAQDALPVPLAVENIAALISWPGEEMTEGQFLYELADRTGVRLLIDVANLHTNHVNRGEDPAKALAELPLEAIAYVHVAGGFERDGVWHDSHAHAVPRPVLDILTDLASRVTPPGVLLERDENFPEPGELERELGAIRGALEKGAVEREATERRASAEGAAQGGLVSAERSSCVDTPPRDKTVRSEAVTDPARQRLALAQASLLSALVAGTPVPEGFDRVRLGVQARALAGKRADVVAKVAPELPVILGNGYRRAFLGYSHGHPMTDGYRRDALAFAGYLLAGGRLEDARVRAELQEWWLERSGPTPRSRRPGVRLARATRRVLLRR; this is encoded by the coding sequence ATGGAGCGACTGGGTACGGGGATCGGGTGGCGTCCGGAGATCGCGGACGCCGTGGAGCGCATGCCGGGCATCGACTGGGTCGAGGCCGTCGCCGAGAACGTCTGCCCCGGGCATCTTCCGGAGTCCCTGGTACGGCTGCGGGAGCGCGGCGTGACCGTGATCCCGCACGGCGTCTCGCTCGGGCTGGGCGGAGCGGAGCGGCCCGACGCCGGGCGGCTGACCGCGCTCGCCGAGCGGGTTCAGGCGCTGGGGGCGCCGCTGGTCACCGAGCACATCGCGTTCGTACGGGCGGGAGGGCCGCTCACGGCGTCGCCGCGCCTGGAGGCGGGGCACCTTCTGCCGGTCCCCCGCACCCGGGACGCCCTCGACGTGCTGTGCGAGAACGTCCGTATCGCGCAGGACGCGCTGCCCGTGCCGCTCGCCGTGGAGAACATCGCGGCCCTCATCTCCTGGCCGGGCGAGGAGATGACGGAGGGGCAGTTCCTGTACGAGCTGGCCGACCGCACGGGGGTGCGGCTGCTCATCGACGTGGCCAACCTCCACACCAACCACGTCAACCGGGGCGAGGACCCCGCCAAGGCCCTCGCCGAACTTCCGCTGGAGGCCATCGCGTACGTCCATGTCGCGGGCGGCTTCGAACGCGACGGCGTCTGGCACGACAGCCACGCCCACGCCGTGCCCCGGCCGGTCCTCGACATCCTGACGGACCTCGCCTCCCGCGTGACCCCGCCCGGGGTTCTGCTGGAACGCGACGAGAACTTCCCGGAGCCGGGGGAGCTGGAGCGCGAGTTGGGGGCGATTCGGGGGGCGTTGGAGAAGGGGGCGGTGGAGAGGGAGGCCACTGAGAGGCGGGCGTCGGCAGAGGGGGCGGCGCAGGGAGGCCTGGTGTCCGCGGAGAGGTCGTCCTGCGTCGACACCCCACCCCGGGACAAGACGGTGCGGTCCGAGGCAGTCACCGATCCCGCTCGTCAGCGGCTCGCCCTCGCACAGGCCTCGCTGCTGTCCGCGCTCGTCGCCGGGACGCCGGTGCCCGAGGGGTTCGACCGGGTACGGCTCGGCGTGCAGGCGCGGGCGCTCGCCGGCAAGCGGGCGGACGTCGTGGCGAAGGTCGCGCCCGAGCTGCCGGTGATCCTCGGGAACGGGTATCGACGGGCCTTCCTCGGCTACAGCCACGGGCACCCGATGACCGACGGCTACCGGCGCGACGCCCTGGCCTTCGCCGGGTACCTGCTGGCCGGCGGCCGGCTCGAAGACGCCCGGGTCCGGGCGGAGTTGCAGGAGTGGTGGCTGGAGCGCTCGGGCCCGACGCCGCGGTCGCGACGGCCGGGGGTACGGCTGGCCCGCGCCACGCGACGCGTGCTGCTGCGGCGCTGA